The genomic DNA TTATTTATACGAAATGGATATTAACAATCAAAACTAAAGATTTTTTGAACCTCAATTCAATAAAATTACCTCTCCGCTGAGCGCATCCAAAATCCTTAGCATTGCAGGAAGCAGGCAGCTTTTCTTCGAACTCAGCGGAGTAGCTTTATATAGAGTTCGCAGTCAGAAGTCAATGAGGCTTAGGTTTGTAACCACAATTCCCAGTTGCTCTATTACTCAACGTTGCGATGTCGATTGACCATTTCCTCTCTTGCAACTCCCAATTTTTCTGCTAACATCATGACAATCATATCAAAAACGATCAGGAGTGATTGTTCAAACAAGTTTCCCATTAATTGAATGGAGGGTACTACATTATCTTTCCCGTGAAAGACACACGCCGGCACCCATAAAACCATATCAGCCATTTCAGGGGTTTTACGATCCGGTGTTCCGGTAACCACTGCCAAAGTTGCCCCTGCCAACTTCCCTTGTTCAGCAACATAGTGAAGATGTCCAATTTCACCAGACCCAGAGGTCACAATTAAGAGATCATCTTTACCTAATGACGGTGTCGTATCATCCCATATCCAATGTACCTCTTTGCCCAGATGCATCAGACGCATAGCGAAAGCACGAGTTGATAAACCTTCTCTGCCTACCCCGATTAGAAAAAGGCGTTTTGCTTTGATGATTGCATCCATTAATTGATCGATTTGCCGGGTATCGATGCGTTCGAAGACCTGCTTTAATTCGTCGAGAATTGTTTTATAGTAGTCTTGATATTTCATTGCTTTTTACCTCCATTTCTTTTCTTACAATAGATCTGTTTTGTACAGGGATTAACTATGGAGAAGAAGCTGCTGTATCCTTGTTCAAAGCTGGATTGCGTGTTCGTAACCTCCAATGCTCCACCAAAAAATTGATAACCATGACTAAAAGAAGCATAGATCCCCAAATCAATTTCTTTGCGTATGGGGTAAACGCAAACAATGTAAATGCGCTTTGTAAAGCCTGAAGGATAAAAATGCCCAAAACAACCCCAATTATCCGCCCTCTTCCTCCTTCTGGTGCAATGCCACCAAGCACCGAAACCAGGATTGCCTGGAGTAGATAGGTATCGCCATATCCGACTTTAGCGGAATTGAAGCGTGAAATCATGATGATTGAGGCAAAACCGGCTAACAGTCCAGAAAGAAAGTATACGCGTACAATCAAGTTCTCATTTCGTAAACCGGCAAACATTGAAGCAATTTTATTTTCCC from Anaerolineae bacterium includes the following:
- a CDS encoding 6-phospho-3-hexuloisomerase, which produces MKYQDYYKTILDELKQVFERIDTRQIDQLMDAIIKAKRLFLIGVGREGLSTRAFAMRLMHLGKEVHWIWDDTTPSLGKDDLLIVTSGSGEIGHLHYVAEQGKLAGATLAVVTGTPDRKTPEMADMVLWVPACVFHGKDNVVPSIQLMGNLFEQSLLIVFDMIVMMLAEKLGVAREEMVNRHRNVE